The DNA segment ATTGCACCACCAAAGCAAATGTTTCACAAATCTTAGGCTATTCCTTTTCCTCCAaccaagatgtttttttgtgttgagcACAGGTCCAGaatcaaaaaggaaaagacagatATTTCatgcaaaatacttttttgcAGATACCCAGTGGGCTTGAAATTTATGAAATTTCTGATATCTTGAAATTCCTGTTGCTgtgtaaatataacatatataaaatataagatatattatttgtttgtttgggaGTATTTATTATTGATTAGGCCTATGTGTTTTTCAATGTGGTATGTCCCTGGGGTGTTTATCTGGGTGATTTATTTCTGTTGATTTTATGACTGTCtctatttattcatttcattaaACATTGTTTTCCTTTACTCTGCAGGGCACCAAGGGATTGTCATttaatgtgtgcgtgtgtgtatttattatagtctttaaaaaaaacacatcaacaaaaacaaaactgattaTGCATTTACGGCACTGACCCTATACTACATCCATGCACACTGACAAACCGAAACTGAACCAAACCCTTACTCTGACAACGGAGGGGGACGCTACGCATAACCATGGATTCATTACGATTTTAACAGGAGATAAAGGGGGAACAGACTTCCACACGTCACCGGAACGAAGGCATACAGGAACCTTTGTTCGCTGATGTTTGTTATCCTCTCGGGCTTGTAACAGCGCTGCACAGGTCATCTTTAATGGCTTCTTTGACTGTCTGTTTTTTGGTAGAAGAGAtttcctttaactgtctatggaacCACTGAACCATCACTTAGTTCTTTGGTTTATAGTATCTTTAGTTAGCGCTTTTGGCTTAGCATTATGCGAATGTGCGGTTTAAATTAAAACGCCATTTGATTGTATTCATGGCATATGATTACCTTGTtgggtagctagctagcttggtcaGCTAGAGCAGAGTCCCAGCTGTCATTCATGCAATTCACGTTCAGCTAAAGTTATCTAATGCTAGGTGTTCTTAACGCGTTTTTTTTAAGCTAGCACCATGTCACAAGAAGGATTGTTTGTGGACTCAGCGTCGACAGACCAGTTACAGAGCTATGGCAAGGACAAAAAGAGCAGAAGTCGTCTCGGTGTCATCGTCACGGGGGTGCTGGGAGGGTCGCTGGTCGCCCTGTATGCAGGAGCTGCTCCGTTTGTCGCTCCTGCCCTGAGAAAGGTCTGTCTCCCGTTTGTCCCAGCCACCACAGCTCAGGTGGAGAATGTCCTCGGGGTGCTGCGAGCCAGATCAGGGACCCTCGTCGACATTGGGAGTGGAGATGGAAGGATAGTAagtgttgtgttgtctttcgTTGTGGGAATAGGATCATacatagggctgggcgatatggagaaaataaattatcacgataattttgaccaaataactcgatatcgataccgcaatGAAACTGTAGtgttgactgttggtgcttttacaaaatatttacacaatgcgaattttgataaataatcatcagtaatgtgtaTAGAACGACTAAGTGGGTGAAGgcaaaccaggaaaagacaacacttatgccatattatatattacgatatccaaaattctctcatatcacgatatcaatataatagtgatgtattgcagtggggtGGCTCGGTTAGAAACTTAGACATAGTCATACAGTATTCTCAATgctccagttagcttttagcactgaCCTAAAGTAGGACCCTATGTGTCTTGTAGCATTTCTAAATTCTCAATTTTGATGAATGATTCTGTTATAACAGGTTATACAGTAATGCTGCCATTAGTCTGGGACCGGGCCCCAGCCGGGccttagtaaaaaaaacaaaaaaaacatgacacttGCCACCGGGGTAAACAACTTTCCACGGGAAAACCCTGAGAAACATTTCTTTACAATACTGATACTTCTGgtcattttcaatttatttGAACCTTAAACACATGAACTCGTCTTTGAAATGTCTCTACATCTTCTTCAtatgtgtagaaaaaaaacacaaaggacCACTTGCATGAATTTAAACTTCCACAATGGAAAACCCAAGGGGTCGGGAAACATCTAGCACTGGCCAGTCTAACTTACATTTTATCTGTGATGTGCTGCACAAACACCactaaaaaaactcaaaagaaTAACCAGGCTTGCTTTACATCCACATGCTACTTCAGTTTCTGTCCATTGTTTATACGTTGTTGCTGATATATTGAACTACCTTTCATTCTCCTTCCTCACAGGTGATAGCAGCAGCCAAGCATGGGTTTCAAGCATCCGGCTTTGAGCTGAACCCTTGGCTGGTGTGGTATTCTCGCTACAAGGCCTTGAGAGAGGGAGTCCACCGCTCCACCTCCTTCCACATCTCTGACTTGTGGAAGGTCAGTGATTACTGATTACTAGTATAGTAAAGCATGTAGTGACTGACTCATGACCAAATGTTGGGGGAAGGCATCTATATTACTATAGCATTTAATGTCTTCTTCTTGTTACATACATCAAGTGTCACTTCATGTAAGAACATGAAAACAATCAAcatcttttcattttgtcttttctgaTTCTTTTGCAAGGTCAGTTTTGCTCAGTACTCCAATGTTGTCATATTTGGAGTCCCTCAAATGGTGAGTTTTGCTGTTTGTcctacagtatttatttttatcaacattgtaattattgtattttttttttttagtttatccTTAAGGCTCCATATTTGCATATATTTCCACCCAATAAGTTTTCAGAATCCCAATACTCGATATACTGGTTGTTGCTGTCTATATTTGCAGATGGACCAGCTGGAGCTGAAGTTGGCAAGCGAGTTGCCGAGCACAGCCAAGGTGGTGGCCTGCCGCTTTCCCTTCCCTACTTGGGTCCCTGAAAATACCGCTGGGGAAGGCATAGACACTGTGTGGGTGTACGATGCCAAGGCATTTAAATCACACCTTCAACATGACAGAGAAGACAACACCAGAACATGAGGACACACCAGattcacacacataaatgcCAATCCTGCGTTGCAACCCTGGGATggtcttatttttttccatgCAGTGCTACTCTGAGATGGACCTAAAATTGCTTgggtgttctttttttttaattgtgctATGACGTGTTCAGATCAacgttacattacatgtcatttagctgacgctttttatccaaagcgacttacaattgctatgtaTGTCAGAGGTCGCACGGCTCTGGAGCagctaggggttaagtgtctttcTTATGGACAGATTGGTTGGTATTGCAGTAGGAATTGAACTCAGGTCTCCCACCCCAAAGcgccactgcaccatcaccacccccaCAACATCAAAGATCTTTgattaataatcataataaaaagATTAATGATCAACATCAATGTCCAGTGTGAGGTGGAGcaaagttggaaaaacaacTGATTGACACTGGCGTTGGCGAGTGGTTACACTCATGTTAAAACCAGACCAGGGATTAAAGAGAACGTAAATGGTTATGACTTGAGCAATCTCAATTTCTTATAGGAAGAAGTGGTACTGGCCATTCATGATTGCATAACTTGATTCTTTATAGAactttcaattgtatttatcccttccagacagacagaggtaCCTAGTGGGCCGTGGCTGGCAAGACAGAAGATCATTCACTATAATATTTTGTATGGTACTATGTACAGACAACTCCTGCACTGTGTTCTATTTTGAGGCTTgtgtatttataaataaaataatcatttagTTGTCAAGGTGGCCAACTGCGCTcgtctgccatctagtggtgaaACTACCTCACAATCACAAATGTGGTGTATCTATGTGGTAGTATGTGACCATAACCCGACTGCTAGCTGATCTGCTATGTAGTGAAAAGGCTTTATTTCATTTCGAAACGTATGGTCACGTCAAAGATAATCGGATCTTGAACTAAGTTgagatgtttaaatgtaaacagCTTGCCGTCTTCGCTTTTATACTGCCTGACTAGCCTGACTATTGAGAAGCAGGGCCACTCAAGATGGACACCGCTGAGGaaggtagctagctaacgttaaaacTTGATTGCTTTTATTGTTAACTGGTAAACTATCGTTAACTGGTAAAACCGATACTAACGAAGTCTATGTGACATTCTAAGTCATTTGTTTACTGCTGCCAGTGGATATGCCGGTTTCTATATTTTGACAAAAGGTTCACCAGAATTCCAAAAACCGCTACCTAGCCAATTATCATTAGTTAGCTAACTAGTTAGCTGGCATTCATTTACATTCGTTAGATATCAGTTGTAAATAAAGTCAGCAACGATACGTTTCTGTTTGCTTTCATAAACACTAACGTTACATCTACCACATGTGTGAAGTAACGTTAGTGGTTAAATTAGCTAGCTAGAGGACGGCCGTATAATAGAGCATATAAAATACAGCTAGCTACAAGTGTTTACAAGCAGGTCAAGTACGCCTAAggagacacaaaaacaataataaaaaaaactcggTTTACGTAAAGCTTTTGAAAAGTacaaatagtgtgtgtgttctaaCAGCCCTCTTATTACTGGAACAGGATATAGTAAAAATATAGTATCTGCTAACTAGCTAGTTTGGTAGCTAGCTTAGTCAACGTTACACGCTTAGCTAGCTACTTTCATGCTACCGTTATAATATTACGTACAGTATAATAAACTAGCTGACGTTACGTTGATACACCGGGCGGCCCAGCCAATTGACAAGTCTCATTTTACAATGTTACACGTACatacaaaatatgaaatactCTAAACCTCTTGTAACGTTGATGGTCATTCATTGAGTATTGCAACAAACGCTGGACAACACATTTTCTCTGCGCGCTGTTAATGCAACGGGAACGAGAAGGGCCATTCGTTCACATTTTTGATATAAGTTAcgtgttcattttttaaatataactaAATGTTTATATGAAGACAGAGTCAAAATGTGTTCTGGATGTCCTCACTGGTATTGTGCTCTTGCAACCTGGGCtaattatagttattttagtttGTGACACAGGTAATGCAATGAAAACAGTTCGCCTTGCTGTCAGTATGCCTTGTCCTGTGCTAGTCACTGAAGACACTTACTCATCCTATTCTAACGTTTCAAATTCTGAAACTACCGACAGTGTTATGGTCTGCAGATAGCTTGCATGCATTTCTTCAGCATTTGGCATTCTATTAAGGGTGTGTGAAGAGCAACTAACATTACTCATTTGTTGAATAAAATTGGATAGAAATGCAACATGCCTATtcaataaaattaaatgtttctgaaGTTGGAAGTCATGGTTGGCCAAGTTATGTTAATGTGTGCCTCATGTACAGCGGACATCTGTCGGGTATGTCGGTCAGAGGGCAGCCAGGACAAGCCGCTCTACCATCCCTGTGTCTGCACTGGTAGCATCAAGTTCATCCATCAGGAATGGTACGTTTCATTATTCTCGCTTGCCTTTTAAATTGTATCTTTAAGGTTGAGGTTGCTTGCTATCTGTCTACAGTTTTATATCTGTTTGCTTTCACAGATGTTGAAGTGAATTCCAGCACGGGGAAGTTAGTGAATAGCAGGGACTATAACAAACAGATTGCATTACGAGAATGTAGCTCAATACAGTTTAAAAGTTAGAACCAGAcacaaaaggaaaatattttttttcgaGCTAGAGAGCAATAATGTTTCAGCTATGAAGaatcatgaagaaaaaaagtttgtgtgACTTTACTGCAGGGCCATTAATGAAGAATCTTGCACATATAGTTTCCATTGGATTAAAAGAGTAAACTCACAAGgtgtccttttttttgacagctTACTGCAGTGGTTGAAACACAGCAGAAAAGAATACTGTGAATTATGCAAACACAGGTTTGCCTTTACACCAAGTAAGTTGTTTGTCATTAAATTAGATCAGTACACTAAATGCATTAATGATTTGTTAGCTCCTCTCTAAGTGCCTAACTTTGACTACCtacctccctctttctctcttttctccagTCTACTCTCCTGACATGCCATCTCGCCTGCCTGTCCAGGACATCTGTGCAGGGCTGGTCACCAGTATTGGAACAGCCATTAGATACTGGTTCCACTACACACTGGTGGCCTTTGCCTGGCTGGGCGTGGTGCCTCTCACAGCATGTAAGTCATACCATtctattgtaaaaacaaaaatgaaaggaGATTTAATCAGCAGTTGTTAAAGTTTCCGTATATTGTATTCATCCTCTAACTTCCAAAGACGTAAAAGGAaaagtttaattaaaacaaacattaagcAGTATAAATTTTAAAAGAACTAAAATCAGAATCACCGTTATTAGCCAGGTTTGCgtaaacaaacaagaaattTGACTCCGGTCAATTTTTGCTCTCAAAGTACAACACTCactcaacataaaaaaacagagaggatagtaaaaaacataataataataaaaaataaaaaatactgttagCAGGGT comes from the Etheostoma spectabile isolate EspeVRDwgs_2016 chromosome 13, UIUC_Espe_1.0, whole genome shotgun sequence genome and includes:
- the atpsckmt gene encoding ATP synthase subunit C lysine N-methyltransferase encodes the protein MSQEGLFVDSASTDQLQSYGKDKKSRSRLGVIVTGVLGGSLVALYAGAAPFVAPALRKVCLPFVPATTAQVENVLGVLRARSGTLVDIGSGDGRIVIAAAKHGFQASGFELNPWLVWYSRYKALREGVHRSTSFHISDLWKVSFAQYSNVVIFGVPQMMDQLELKLASELPSTAKVVACRFPFPTWVPENTAGEGIDTVWVYDAKAFKSHLQHDREDNTRT